In Ignavibacteria bacterium, the DNA window TTCAAAGCATCAACGAATAATCCTGTGTCATCAGCTGAGCAGGGGATATTTACACGATTCCATATTTCTTCGGCTTTCTTGAGAGCATTGCCTTCGAGAGTATCTTCGTCTTCTTCAACATCTATATTAAGATTCAGGTCATTGAGAGTTTTAATCTCAATGTCTAAGTCTTTGAGGAGTTCTCTTATTTCCTTAACTTTATCTTTATTGTTTGTCGCAGCTAAAAGTTGTCTTTTGTTTATGCTCATAAATTCTGAAATTCCTCTTTGTATTGTAACTGATAAAGTTTGTAATAAAGACCTTTTTTGTTGAGAAGTTCCTGATGATTGCCCATTTCCTTTACTTCTCCTTTGTGCATAACGATTATTTTATCGCACGATTGTATGGTTGAAAGCCTGTGGGCTATTATAATCGATGTTCTGCCCTCGATAAGTTTTTTAATTGCATTTTGAATAAGTATTTCCGTTTCCGTATCAACGCTTGATGTCGCTTCATCAAGTACGAGTATCCTCGGATTGTAAGCAAGAGCACGAGCGAAAGATATTAACTGTCTTTGACCGACTGAAAAAGTAGTGCCGCGTTCATTAACTTTGTGGTTAAGCCCGTCGGGTAGTTCGTTAATAAATTTCCTGAGTCCTACGTTATCTATTGCATTGTTAATCTGCTCTTCTGTAATGTCCTTGTTCCCAAGGTCAATATTATACCTGATATCTCCTGAAAATAAGAATACATCCTGAAGGACTACTCCTGTATTCTTTCTTAATTCTTTTTGATTGATATCTTTAATATTAACTCCGTCAATTTTAATTTCACCTTTATTGACGTCATAAAACCTATTGATTAGATTTATTATGGTAGTTTTTCCTGCGCCTGTATGGCCTACAAATGCTACTTTTTCGCCCTCTTTGAAATCAAAGTTTATATTTTTAAGAACATAGTCTTCATCGTTGTAAGCAAACCATACATTCTTAAACTGTATGTTTCCTCTTATTTTATCAAGCGGCTTTGGCTCTACAGGATCAAGAACCGGATTAGATGTATCAAGCAGGTTGAATATTCTCTCGCTTGATGCCATTGCTGTCTGGAGTATATTGTACTTTTCCGCAAGGTCTCTTATAGGTCTAAAGAACATTTCTGTGTATTGAACAAAGGCGATTATTACTCCGACTGATACTGCATTCTGCAAAACCTGACCGCCTCCGTACCAGATTATTAAGCCCACAGCAGCGGCACCGAGAAATTCGACGACAGGAAAGAATAAAGCATAGTACATTATGCTTTTCTTGTTCTCCTCAGTATGTTCTCTGTTAATTTTTTCGAATTCATCCACGGTTCTCTTCTCTTTACCGAAAATCTGGACGACGCTAATGCCCGTGATATGTTCCTGAATGTATGTGTTTATATTCGCGATAAGTACTCTGATTTTCCTGTATGAATTTCTGACAGCCTTTCTAAATATCGACGTGGCGTAAACAAGAAAAGGAAGAACGGCTAATGTATAGAGTGTTAATTCAAAATCCAGTGAAAACATGAAATAAAGTATCCAAACAATTGTGAGTATGTCTCCGAATGCCGTTACAAGTCCCGAAGAAAAAACTTCGTACAATACTTCAACGTCATTCGTTACTCTTGTTACAAGCCGTCCGATAGGATTTTTGTCGTAGAACTTCAGGTTGAGGTTAATCGTGTGTTTGTATATTTTCTTCCTTAGGTCATAAATAATTTTTTGTCCTATCCAGCTTGTCAGATAAGCCATTGCATATTGTATAATTCCCTGCAATACAAGTGTACCGAAAAGAATAATTACTATTAATTGAAGACCGGGAAGATTCTTGTTTACTATCATGTCATCAACCGCTATAGGAGTAAGTCTTGGCCTTACTGCAGCAAGTGCTGAAATGAGTATTGTCAATGATACTGCAAGAACGATATACCATTTATAAGGTTTGAAGTAGGATAACAATCTCTTGAAAATGACAGAGTCAATCGGCTTTCCGAGTGCTTCTTCTTCTTTTTTTGCAGATATTTTCCTTACGCCCATTTCCTTTTACATTTCCTCAATTTCTTCTTCAAGCAGTTGCTTGACATGAATGTTGTAATAAATGCCCTTTTGCTCGAGTAGTTCGTCATGTGTTCCCTGCTCGGCAACTACTGATTTGTCCAGAACTAAAATTTTATCGAGATTTTTCAACGTAGAGATTCTGTGTGAAATAATTATTGTAGTACGGTTTTCCATGACTTCCTTAAGACCGTTAAGTATTTCTTCTTCTGTATGAGTATCAACTGCTGATAGTGAATCGTCGAGTATTAGTATTTTAGGGGTTTTGTAAATAGCCCTTGCTATTGATGTTCTTTGTTTCTGTCCGCCGGAAAGAGTAACTCCTCTCTCACCGACAACAGTTTTGAACTTGTTCGGGAATAAATTAACGTCTTTATACAACCCTGCAAACTGTGATGATTTTATTAAGTTTTCTTCGTCAATAGTATCAGATGAATAACCAATGTTGTTTTCTATAGTATCTGAAAATAAGAATGATTCCTGAGGAACTACGCCAATCGAATTTCTTAATAATTCAAGAGGAATTTCTTTAATGCTAAAACCGTTGATTTTAATCTCTCCTTCCGAGGTATCATAAACTCTCGGTATAAGATTAATAAGCGTAGTTTTTCCGCATCCGGTATGACCTATAATTCCGAGACTGCTGCCGTTCTTTATTTTTAAATTAATATTCTTTAAAATGTAGTTCTCAGTTCCATCATATTTAAAGCTTACATTTTTAAATTCTATATTGCCGTTAATATCTTCTTCTTCAATCTCATCGTTTGTGTTAGAATTATTCTTAATGTCTGGCTCGGTATTTCTAATCTTCATAAGTCTATCCATAGAGGGTGATGCTCGTTGAACAAGGTTAATAACCCACCCGAATGCTATCATTGGCCATGTCAATTGTCCGAGGTAAACCATAAACTCCGTTACATTTCCGAGCGTAAGTTTTCCGTTTATTACATCAATACCTCCGAAGTAAATAACAAGTATTATTGAGAGTCCTGTCAGGAGGAACATCATCGGGAATGAATATGACTGTATTCTTGCAAGAGAAAGACTCTTTGCCTGATAATCGGCGGATACTTTGTTGAAGTGCTCTATTTCCGAGTCCTCTCTTACGTATGACTTCATAACACGAATTCCGGAAAAGTTTTCCTGTACTTTAGTAGTTAAACCCGAAAAAGCTTCCTGTACTCTCTGCGAACGTCCGTAAACGGATTTCATTACTTTATACACTAAAATGGAAATCAGAGGCAGTGGAATT includes these proteins:
- a CDS encoding ABC transporter ATP-binding protein: MGVRKISAKKEEEALGKPIDSVIFKRLLSYFKPYKWYIVLAVSLTILISALAAVRPRLTPIAVDDMIVNKNLPGLQLIVIILFGTLVLQGIIQYAMAYLTSWIGQKIIYDLRKKIYKHTINLNLKFYDKNPIGRLVTRVTNDVEVLYEVFSSGLVTAFGDILTIVWILYFMFSLDFELTLYTLAVLPFLVYATSIFRKAVRNSYRKIRVLIANINTYIQEHITGISVVQIFGKEKRTVDEFEKINREHTEENKKSIMYYALFFPVVEFLGAAAVGLIIWYGGGQVLQNAVSVGVIIAFVQYTEMFFRPIRDLAEKYNILQTAMASSERIFNLLDTSNPVLDPVEPKPLDKIRGNIQFKNVWFAYNDEDYVLKNINFDFKEGEKVAFVGHTGAGKTTIINLINRFYDVNKGEIKIDGVNIKDINQKELRKNTGVVLQDVFLFSGDIRYNIDLGNKDITEEQINNAIDNVGLRKFINELPDGLNHKVNERGTTFSVGQRQLISFARALAYNPRILVLDEATSSVDTETEILIQNAIKKLIEGRTSIIIAHRLSTIQSCDKIIVMHKGEVKEMGNHQELLNKKGLYYKLYQLQYKEEFQNL
- a CDS encoding ABC transporter ATP-binding protein, giving the protein MKSLYPLIPYLKSQKVKLFLGTIFVSISIFLQSMYPLVIGNAIDEISRGTTEVSYLHYALLSVGLILLGGVFLFLTRRTIIVASREIENDLRKDFFSHLQNLPKSFYDKNTTGDLMAHATNDISNIRNFLGPGIMYSIQTFLRTVVTLIIMFSIAVKLSLIALIPLPLISILVYKVMKSVYGRSQRVQEAFSGLTTKVQENFSGIRVMKSYVREDSEIEHFNKVSADYQAKSLSLARIQSYSFPMMFLLTGLSIILVIYFGGIDVINGKLTLGNVTEFMVYLGQLTWPMIAFGWVINLVQRASPSMDRLMKIRNTEPDIKNNSNTNDEIEEEDINGNIEFKNVSFKYDGTENYILKNINLKIKNGSSLGIIGHTGCGKTTLINLIPRVYDTSEGEIKINGFSIKEIPLELLRNSIGVVPQESFLFSDTIENNIGYSSDTIDEENLIKSSQFAGLYKDVNLFPNKFKTVVGERGVTLSGGQKQRTSIARAIYKTPKILILDDSLSAVDTHTEEEILNGLKEVMENRTTIIISHRISTLKNLDKILVLDKSVVAEQGTHDELLEQKGIYYNIHVKQLLEEEIEEM